ACCGCCTTGAAGGCGTCACCCCAGATCGGGCCGGCGGTCGTGGAGCCGGAGGACGAGTACAGGGTCCGGCCGCCCACGGCCTTGCCGTCGAGCGACTCGGGGTGGCCCTGCGGGTTCACGCCGGCGACCATCGCCGCGCCGGCGAGGTTGGGCGTGTAGCCGACGAACCACACCGCCTTGTTGTCGCTGGTGGTACCGGTCTTGCCGGCCGCGGGCTGGCCCGGGTACTGCGCGGCAGCGAAGCCGCCGGAGGAGACCACGCCGCGCAGCACGTCGTTGACCGCGTTCGCGACGGGACTGGCGAGCACCTGGGTGCACTGCTTCTCGTACTTCTTCAGCACGTTGCCCTGCGCGTCGGCGATCTCGGTGACGGGACGGGCGTCGCAGTGCAGGCCCTGGGCGGCGAAGGTCGCGTAGGCCTCGGCCATCTCGAGCGGGCTCACGTCGGCGATGCCCAGGGTGAACGACGGGACCTGCGCGGCCTTGGTGAGCTCGGTGATGCCCATCTCGCGGGCCAGCTTCCACGGCTCGCAGATGCCGGTCGCCTTCTCGAGGTTCACGAAGAAGGTGTTGACCGACTTCTGGGTTCCCTCGTAGAGGTTCGGCGCCGCCGAGGCGCTGGTCGAGTTCTTCGGGCTCCAGGTCTCGCTGCTCTGGTAGGGCCCGTCGCAGGTCGTGAAGTCACGGAGGTTGACGGTCAGCGTCTGCGGCGCGGGGAAGCGCTGGGTCAGCGGGATGTCCTGGTTGATCGCCGAGGCGAGCACGAACGCCTTGAACGTCGAGCCGGGCTGGAAGCCGGCCGCGTCGCCGTACCGCGTGGGCACGGTGTAGTTGAGGAAGGTCTCGCCCTTCTTCTTGCCCATCGGCCGCGACTGGGCCAGGCCCTTGACGTTGCCGGTCCCGGGCTCGATGAGCGCGAGGCCGCCGATGGCCTGGTCGTCCTTGTAGACGTGCGCGGCGACGGCAGCGTTCGCGGCCTTCTGGTAGCGCAGGTCGACGGTCGTCTTGATGGTGAGGCCGCCGTTGAAGATCAGCCGCTTGCGCTCCTGCTCGGTGGCGCCCAGGGCGGGGTCGGCCATCAGCCAGCGCACGACGTAGTCGCAGAAGAACTGGGCCTCGGAGTTGACGCAGCCGTTGGGCTGCTCCTGAACGTGCAGGCCGAGCTTGCGGTCCTTGGCCTTGTCGGCGTCGGCCTGCGAGATCACGCTCAGCTGGGCCATCCGCTCGAGCACGACGTCGCGACGGACCTTGGCCTGGGCGGCGTTCCGCGTCGGGTTGTAGGCCTCGGGGCTCTGCACGAGACCGGCCAGCAGCGCGGCCTGGCGCAGCTTGAGGTCCTTGGCGTTGACGCCGAAGAAGTGCTGGGCGGCCGCCTGGATGCCGTACGCGCCGTCACCGAAGTACGCCGTGTTGAGGTACCGCTCGAGGATCCAGTCCTTGCTGTGCCGCTTCTCGAGGGCGATCGCGTAGCGCAGCTCGCGCAGCTTGCG
This genomic interval from Nocardioides kongjuensis contains the following:
- a CDS encoding transglycosylase domain-containing protein, whose protein sequence is MSRTRFDGLPPGKVASHLGVMLLVAVVLGVVVSGLAIPFAGVLGFSARNVSESVDDLPQELETEQLPQRTEVQDAEGKTIATLYDQNRVNVPLRQISRTMVEAIVAIEDFRFYQHGALDLKGTLRALLTNQAAGGVAQGGSSITQQLVKLTLITQAEGDKEAIRAAKEDSYGRKLRELRYAIALEKRHSKDWILERYLNTAYFGDGAYGIQAAAQHFFGVNAKDLKLRQAALLAGLVQSPEAYNPTRNAAQAKVRRDVVLERMAQLSVISQADADKAKDRKLGLHVQEQPNGCVNSEAQFFCDYVVRWLMADPALGATEQERKRLIFNGGLTIKTTVDLRYQKAANAAVAAHVYKDDQAIGGLALIEPGTGNVKGLAQSRPMGKKKGETFLNYTVPTRYGDAAGFQPGSTFKAFVLASAINQDIPLTQRFPAPQTLTVNLRDFTTCDGPYQSSETWSPKNSTSASAAPNLYEGTQKSVNTFFVNLEKATGICEPWKLAREMGITELTKAAQVPSFTLGIADVSPLEMAEAYATFAAQGLHCDARPVTEIADAQGNVLKKYEKQCTQVLASPVANAVNDVLRGVVSSGGFAAAQYPGQPAAGKTGTTSDNKAVWFVGYTPNLAGAAMVAGVNPQGHPESLDGKAVGGRTLYSSSGSTTAGPIWGDAFKAVAPLLDDVDFTRPSSSDVRGLLITVPAVSGKSYDDAKATLEGLGFTVVNGGTVDSAVGQGLVAYSAPGTGARLASGDTVTLYVSDGTPKVKKGKGKKNKGHGNGRG